From Juglans regia cultivar Chandler chromosome 9, Walnut 2.0, whole genome shotgun sequence:
TCATCATATTCTATTCACCACATCATGAAGAGAGTAGGATCGATGAGTACTGATGGGAGAAAACGTTGTGGTACTAATCACACGAGTCTTTCCTTTGTATCGTTTTTGTTCCACCTGGAATTGTGGATTTTCGTATTGGTAAACGACAACAGAACCTTCTTATAATTAATCTATCGAGAAGGGGACGAATTTAGCTGGAGAAGATGCAGATTATAACTCTTACAGGAGGGAAAGTTTGCGTATGAAAAggcttttaaatttgaagagattGATAGATGCAGAAGATGTTTTCTTCAATATCGAGTCAAATTGGCAAGGTAATTAAGAAAGAGTGAGCTTTAGACTACCCGAATCAAAGATGCCGCTGATGTTATCAGATTCTATACGCCAGAAGAGGGTATTTGGAAGAGTGATCGAAGGAAGTTTATTAAGCTTTTTCTCATGTCGTTACATGCTTTGTATTAATGTCGTTGTTGAGCCCTTGAGCCGCACCTTGGATTGTGGCTCAATTTCATATAGGTAAACCTCTACGTACGTTGGGAATTTTCTGTAATCTATGGGGACGGGGACATGCAGGGTGGCTCTTCGTTTGCATTCTCATTTTggttataacatataatatagcaATGCAGCTTCTTGCTATAGaggaaaattaataataaataaactacAAATTAAGAAACATTGAAGTACATAATTTAAGATCAACCGACTAAATTAGGGACGTACAACAAACTACTTTTTGACAAGAAATCGAACAtgggaaccaaaaaaaaaaaaaactaccaagCTGGCCCCAACTCACGCTTCTATTTTTTAtcccaaagaaaagaaaaaaataaaaaaactagctaggtggaggaaaaataaaagtcaaattcAAATGACATTTCACAAACTTTTAGGTGACAGAAGGAAACCTTTCATTCATAAACCTAAACCTATCATATATAATGAGCGATAAAGAATATTGCAGAATAAAAATCCTAGATGTTCTCCGATTTATCATGATTTCCTAGTTAATATGGTTTGGAAAAGCGAACACATGATTCATAGAAGGCATCAAGCATAAAGGGGTAACCACAGAAACAgacaaaagaaagaggaaaaagtaattaaaaaggTGATCACAAGCCTTAATTACTGATCGTACTCTCTTAATTTTGTGTGTTTGATTAATCTTTCTTATGCATTAACCTTCTCAATCTGATCCTCTTCTACGTACGTACGGATCTTTTGAAGCCCTTTGATCTCTTTGCTCTAAGCATGAATTAAAGAAAGGGATGCAACTATGTGAAAGAATTGCAGTTGCTCTAGCAGATCTTTAGCATGACTTGTGGCTCTGCGCTCTACCCTTAAGAACAGCTCCTCACTAAGCCGGTCCCCAATGTGGGCATCAACTAGGACCCCGGACACACTCCTACAGCAATTGGCTAGGGCTCGACCAACTTCGGCTGCATCGTCCGGCTGGCTAACCACAAGAGGGCTGCCTCCTTTGAATACCTCTAGCTTGTTAATGGCAAATGACCCGTCGGCTTCAACTACTTCCTTGAAATCTTGTAGGCTTGGTGCATACACCGGAATGTTGAAGTTGTCACGTTTGTCACTGTTGACAAGCtcctataattttaatttgtactAGGCCATGTTAGGAGCATTCACGCATTAAAACCAAAATCATGTTTAACCCAAATTCACAAATCATGGGACAGACAGTACTTGTAAACAATTTCATCAACAAGCTGCTGGACACCAACGTAGGATATATACTACTggacattaatttattttcccaTTTGCAACACCACCTAATGGtcaattattttgtgattttactGTATATATACTCGCAGACTCAAAAAACCATCAACACCTTATGAAATcacagtagtactagtactatatatatatatatatatatatatcatcatcatcctgaTTAAAGAAGTTGATCATCATCAAGCGGACAGGATAAAAGGTACAAGCACTCACTTTGTCTTGATCTGTAACAAAATCTCATCAGCAATGATAGATCGGATGGATCCCCGGCCCATATATATCTAATTGCTATAAGATATGATGATTATGTTTTGCTACGATCGATTAACACCCCCGCCCCCCAAATTGTCGACATATAATACGGCTCAGTACCCACCTCCCAACACCAATTATTCGGCCGACATGCAGACAGTGATTAAAAAAACATAGGCCAGtggctagatatatatatatcctgatCAGTTAATTGGAAGAGTATCGGACGGCTAGAATCGATCGATTAATTGATGATCATGACCAGTATATATAGATTCATAACAAGGCCTTGTAAACCAACAATGCCTCATCATTTGATCTCCTTGATCTGTATGTATGGTGATTTTCTGTGCCTTTTTTGGTTTGTTATTAATTAGTTTGTTCTggtcagcatatatatatatatatatcaaaaaatctacataacttcttactatttacacaacctccacacaccacactttttttaatttttattatttttttcttttatcaaatatttaatatatgaataatgaatagaaaaattgaattaatttaaaaagaataaactcaaaaaaatattaaaaaatttaaaaattttaaaaaaatatagtgtgtgaaAGTTGAGAAattgtatagcattactcagttatatatatatgaaattaattaattaattaatgtactagctagctagctgcatgttatattatatatatggtcataactcatagtatatatatatatatatatatatatatatgtatatatatatatatatatatatgatcacgATGTTCAGAAGGCATGATAATAATTACCTCTTGGACAAGATCATCCCAAGCATCCTGAAAGTGAGTCCCAAAGAGGAGGCCGGCCCCACCTTGGTCTGTGGGGTCTACTGAGGTTCTCCCTAAACAGACAAGAAACATAGACCCACCTCTCTTCACCTCCTGTGATCTTGATCTAAGGAACCGTGCCAAATCTGTTTGGAACTGTTTCCTGTATGCCTTTGCTGTGCTTTCATCCGCTCCTTGGATGAACACCCTCCCTTTGTTATACGCCATCGATTTCTTGTCCAAAACGCTCTCAGGCACCTGCGTCGAGTACCCATATATATGCAGTATCAATATTTCTAATCCTAAAACTCCTAGTAGCTAGATTATtgtttaataaagttataattaagcagcatttttatttattaatgttttgtcttttttttagaagaattaGAAACTAACGCATCCTTTATTTagcacaattatttttaattcgtctcattttattttatctaattattataatttttttaaatttttatttacaataaaataaaatgaacaattcaattttttaaattttaaaataaatatgatattaaaaaaatattttttaataatattttactttaatattaattcattttatctcatgatctacgaaaacaaattaataaaagtgaaaacatatatatatatatagaactgaTCATCATTTCCTTCCGGTAAAAAACAGCAGTTCCTAATTCAAATATTCGAACACTCTGAGGACCGGaccattaatatttattgacgTGCTGCAATAACTTTATTCTAAAAGCTGCCGGCAATATTAGATCCGACGAACGGCTACATtcttgtaaaatattatttacaaattaagaGCTGCATATAATtaagtactacgtacgtacgtacgtaccctaAGAATTAAAGATGTGGAAACaaactttaatttttcagtcgcatatattaataattgattCAGCAGCTCACATGAGCTCATGCAGTATTatagtaaatattaataataatatataattgatttaCCTGAGATAGCCAATGCAAGGAAAACGCCGAGTGGAAGACATCAATGGACCTCGCCGGAAAAAGCCTCCGGTAGAACGAACCGGGAACCCCAGCCGCAAAGTAAGACCTGTGGTTGTTGGCTGCTAGGCACTCCTCCATGCTACCGCCATAATTGGCTAGGGGAGGGAGGAGCTGAAAGAGAGTGTTGAAGTCGTTGCTGGGGAGGTCGGAGAAGAACGCAGAGAACTCCGGCGGCTCGTATCCCAAGCCCTCGTAGCGTTTGATAATGTGCTTTATAATCACGTCGACGATGTAGATGGTGTTGCTACCACATGAGCATCCGAGGTCTACAACCACGAAGGGAACCTCCGGAGAGTTTAGTTGGACTCCGTCTAGGGTTTCTTCAAGTAGATGAAGCATGGATCGAGCATGTAGAGCCTGCATTGACAACCAAAGAATGGAACCCTTAATTATCCATATATTAGAACGTGAATATGGATTAAAATgacgatttatttatttatttatgaaagacAACCTAAATACTTAAATATACAATTATAATGGTCATGTTTTGTCAAGTTGCTCCGAGAAATTCAAAGCAACACAACGGATATTGTCGTTGAATGATTcactagaaaaaagaaaaagaaaaattgatagACAACAAAACTACAATTATGGAACATGTGCgtgtatatacatacatatggATCCAGTCCATAccagttgttttttttttttttttttttcgcttttctaatttcttttgttttctgaGGGCTAAACCATAATCAGATTGGGAAATATATATCCAGCTTATCGCGCGAAGTGGAGGAAAAGGGCCAACCAAGAGTCAAGACCTTCTAAATTAAGTACGAGATTCAagtgtgaaaattaaaaagtagaAGGATGCAGGAAAATTAAGAAACCTGGGCTTTGGAATTGTTGGCATAGCTGGACTCTCCTTTGCCTCCTTTCATGCTCAGCATCCTTTCAAGCTTCATGTTAGAAACCACAACGTTGTCTCCTTTTGGAGCCATCTATGTTTGTATGAAGTACTGCAGTGTTACAGAAAAGAGGCCGATcgacaaaaaaaagaaaagaaaagaaaagaacaagacAAAGTAGTGATGGATATGCGAAATTTTATGGAAGTGGGATAGAAAGAGAGGTGGGAGGGAGCGGAATATATAGAGCTCGCTTGCTTAGCTAGCGAGAGGACTCACGAGGGAGGCTGTGTTAAATTAGACAAATActcaatatatacaaataaaagtaataaactaacgtaatttgttaaattataaaattatttttattataaaatagatacgaagaatcacataaaatcacgtccaaattttatgaaattttaatatatatacactacaagaaaaatagatttttgtgattaatttattgtaactAAAAGACTATTCGTAactaattttagttataaataatcatttcgttagtattaactgatcacaaataaataatttttttaccgTGATAATTCTTAGTTAAATTAGTAGTCTGGTTAACAAACACGTGGGCCCCTTTTAACacttctatttaattttttggtcGGTCTCTTTTAACCCTAGCTATCGCTAATATATATCTCTGTTAAAAACatgtacaaatatcatttctagtAAGATAAAGTACTCTAAACCCTCGATAAATGTAACCATATATGGAGTTTTTTTAGTGATCCAGAGATCAAATCAAAAAAtgatttggagagagagagagaattaaaaaataagatcagGTGCCAAATAGgaaatttaagtaataaattaaacaaaaaaaaaaccaccaccAACCAGCAGTAGTATAGTTTGCAATTAGGGAAACAGGCAGAGCCCATTATGTAGTTATGCATGATAACCTTGATCATACTGTTAATTTACAGCATAATTAGACATTATAAGTGTGTCTGGAATCTGGATTAatctatctttatatatatatatatatataaataatatggcCGGCCTTGAAATAGTGGTACTACTCAGCTTGCGGCCATGCACtagctataaataaaataatttagagagAATTATTGACTATTAataaccctagctagctagctcctcaatatctcattaattaattaattcatatatacaGCCCCCAACactaacaattaattaattaaattcttaattACACAGTACGCATGatcaacaaaaagataaaaattatatatatatatatacacacacttattaattaattaagctagctagctagctacattatatatatatatatatatatcatacccTTATTAATTAAACTAGCTATTAATTTCGGCCTCCCAAATTAAATCTCGGCCTAGCCGCCTGTTAATTAGTGATTTGGAGGCCATGCTGCATGCAGCTGAtctatcatatttattaattaaacgTCTAGCCCACCACGTAAACcttaatcattttcaaaaccTTTTCAAAAGTGAAAGTTTATTGTCAGCATATATAATGAAGGAGGCTTTTCAGTAGGTAATGGGGATCGATCGATCGAGCAGATCATCATTTAAAGCTAGCCGAATATCGatgctaattaataattattctcCGATTTATTAAACCATCACCCAGAAATCAAGGTTTACCTAACCCCTTTTTTTCactactaattaattactagctagctagaatccTAGTCTTTGTCGGTTTAATGCTGGTGCAATGCAAGTAACCATTTTAAGCCACCTCCACGTACGTGCATTTCTTTATCGgagtgtacgtacgtacgtggatGCCACTTAATTTCCATATGTATTTGTAATAGCTAGCCACGGGATCGATGaataatctaattaattaacttctttaattaatttttcaccCGAATgaacttttaaaattaaaaaaaataatatttataattttaaaatatccaaACCTCAcgcatttaattttttcaagaaaaatactg
This genomic window contains:
- the LOC108992349 gene encoding indole-3-acetate O-methyltransferase 1-like translates to MAPKGDNVVVSNMKLERMLSMKGGKGESSYANNSKAQALHARSMLHLLEETLDGVQLNSPEVPFVVVDLGCSCGSNTIYIVDVIIKHIIKRYEGLGYEPPEFSAFFSDLPSNDFNTLFQLLPPLANYGGSMEECLAANNHRSYFAAGVPGSFYRRLFPARSIDVFHSAFSLHWLSQVPESVLDKKSMAYNKGRVFIQGADESTAKAYRKQFQTDLARFLRSRSQEVKRGGSMFLVCLGRTSVDPTDQGGAGLLFGTHFQDAWDDLVQEELVNSDKRDNFNIPVYAPSLQDFKEVVEADGSFAINKLEVFKGGSPLVVSQPDDAAEVGRALANCCRSVSGVLVDAHIGDRLSEELFLRVERRATSHAKDLLEQLQFFHIVASLSLIHA